A region from the Eublepharis macularius isolate TG4126 chromosome 13, MPM_Emac_v1.0, whole genome shotgun sequence genome encodes:
- the ADORA2A gene encoding adenosine receptor A2a, with protein sequence MLVHGNKDFLYDVVYIILELVIALLAILGNVLVCWAVYLNSNLQNVTNYFVVSLAAADIAVGVLAIPFAITISTGFCASFYGCLFIACFVLVLTQSSIFSLLAIAIDRIIAIRIPLRYNALVTGTRAKGIVAICWVLSFIIGLTPMLGWHNSSESQGQNSSFINNCSDNMMACLFEAVVTMEYMVYYNFLACVLVPLLVMFGIYLKIFMAARRQLKQMENKMVHGERSRSILQKEVHAAKSLAIIVGLFAVCWLPLHIINCFILFCPHCMRPPLGVMYLAIILSHANSVVNPLIYAYRIREFRHTFRKIIRQHFMGKKEQFKPATASRRTSIHEGDTEHSSIRIGKYAQNFYTSGDSDSIHTESDLGKHVALEWHQNGNALDGEANGHVPHSCNNGDLLNGPRKIELLSKEYAGAHITLAGLETSHLEASDVS encoded by the exons ATGCTAGTCCATGGGAACAAAGATTTCCTCTATGATGTGGTCTACATTATCTTGGAATTGGTCATTGCACTGCTGGCTATCTTGGGTAACGTCCTAGTCTGCTGGGCCGTGTACCTAAACAGTAACCTTCAGAACGTCACCAACTACTTTGTGGTGTCCCTGGCGGCAGCTGACATAGCGGTTGGAGTGCTGGCCATCCCCTTTGCCATCACCATCAGCACTGGCTTCTGCGCTTCCTTCTATGGCTGCCTTTTCATTGCCTGTTTCGTCCTGGTTCTGACACAGAGTTCCATCTTCAGCCTCCTGGCAATCGCCATTGATCGGATTATCGCTATCCGGATACCTCTCAG ATACAACGCTTTAGTGACAGGCACGCGAGCTAAAGGCATTGTAGCCATCTGCTGGGTCTTATCCTTCATTATTGGCCTGACGCCCATGCTGGGCTGGCACAACTCTTCAGAAAGCCAAGGGCAGAACAGTTCGTTCATCAATAACTGCAGCGATAACATGATGGCTTGCTTGTTCGAGGCCGTAGTCACCATGGAGTACATGGTTTACTACAATTTCTTGGCCTGCGTCCTTGTTCCTCTCCTTGTAATGTTTGGCATCTACCTGAAAATCTTCATGGCAGCCCGGCGGCAGCTCAAGCAGATGGAGAACAAGATGGTTCATGGAGAACGGTCCCGTTCCATCTTGCAGAAGGAGGTCCATGCAGCCAAGTCTTTAGCCATCATTGTTGGGTTGTTTGCCGTCTGCTGGCTTCCCTTGCATATCatcaactgtttcatcctcttctGCCCACACTGCATGCGCCCTCCACTCGGGGTGATGTACCTAGCCATCATCTTGTCCCATGCTAACTCCGTGGTGAACCCGCTGATCTATGCCTACAGGATCAGGGAGTTCCGGCACACTTTCCGTAAAATCATTAGGCAGCACTTCATGGGCAAGAAGGAGCAGTTCAAGCCTGCCACTGCCAGCCGCAGGACTTCTATACATGAGGGAGATACTGAGCATTCCAGCATACGAATTGGCAAGTATGCTCAGAACTTCTATACCAGTGGGGACTCAGACAGCATCCACACTGAGAGTGATTTGGGGAAACATGTGGCCTTGGAATGGCACCAGAATGGAAATGCATTGGATGGGGAAGCAAATGGCCACGTCCCACATTCCTGCAACAATGGGGACCTCTTAAATGGCCCCAGGAAAATAGAGCTGCTCAGCAAAGAGTACGCCGGAGCTCATATCACGCTTGCTGGCTTGGAGACTTCACATTTAGAAGCCTCTGATGTTTCCTGA